Proteins found in one Primulina eburnea isolate SZY01 chromosome 16, ASM2296580v1, whole genome shotgun sequence genomic segment:
- the LOC140817216 gene encoding transcription factor bHLH30-like isoform X1, translating into MYGSNEKEGNQENISHYITHNITNIDQGFGQIQEPSLTQEMQQQNTGDAYIGVGGNVGGGSTLTFPEVSQILPWTLPPVHTFNPVFSTRDHDPFLLPPPPPPMPPTSSYGGLFNRMASGLQFGYDGPGSDHQMRLISESLCQMVSPNSAPFGLHAELQKMTAQEIMDAKALAASKSHSEAERRRRERINNHLAKLRSLLPSTTKTDKASLLAEVIQQVKELKRQTSLIAETSPVPTETDELIVDNASEDGKLLIKASICCDDRSDLLQDLIKTLKTLRLKTLKAEITTLGGRVKNVLFITGDEEDSINHNIIDGEDQNLQKQQYSINSIQEALKAVMEKSNGEESGSASVKRQRTNISILEHRSL; encoded by the exons ATGTATGGAAGTAACGAGAAAGAAGGGaatcaagaaaatatttcacATTATATAACTCATAATATCACTAATATTGATCAGGGTTTCGGCCAAATTCAGGAGCCATCACTTACCCAAGAAATGCAGCAGCAAAATACTGGTGATGCTTATATTGGCGTTGGAGGTAATGTGGGGGGAGGATCAACTTTAACGTTCCCTGAGGTGTCACAAATCCTGCCGTGGACACTTCCTCCGGTTCACACATTCAACCCGGTTTTCTCGACCCGTGATCACGACCCGTTTCTTCTTCCTCCTCCGCCGCCACCAATGCCACCAACATCGTCCTACGGTGGTTTGTTTAACCGAATGGCTTCCGGGTTACAGTTCGGGTACGATGGACCGGGTTCGGACCACCAAATGAGGCTTATTTCTGAGTCGTTATGCCAGATGGTCAGCCCCAATTCGGCCCCTTTTGGGCTCCATGCTGAGCTGCAGAAAATGACGGCTCAAGAGATTATGGATGCAAAGGCTCTTGCTGCCTCTAAAAGCCACAGTGAAGCTGAGAGGAGGCGTAGAGAAAGGATCAATAATCATCTTGCTAAGCTGAGGAGCTTACTCCCTAGCACCACTAAA ACAGACAAAGCTTCATTACTAGCAGAAGTGATCCAACAAGTGAAGGAGCTAAAGCGCCAAACTTCTCTAATAGCGGAAACTAGTCCGGTCCCTACTGAAACCGATGAACTAATCGTGGATAATGCATCAGAAGATGGTAAATTATTGATCAAAGCTTCGATCTGCTGCGATGACCGATCCGACCTCTTGCAAGACCTAATCAAGACTCTCAAAACATTAAGGTTGAAAACTCTGAAGGCTGAAATAACCACGCTCGGTGGCCGGGTTAAGAATGTCTTGTTCATTACCGGAGATGAAGAAGATTCGATTAACCATAATATTATTGATGGTGAAGATCAGAATCTGCAGAAGCAACAGTACAGTATAAACTCAATACAAGAAGCACTCAAAGCAGTGATGGAGAAATCCAATGGTGAGGAGTCTGGTTCTGCGAGTGTTAAAAGGCAAAGAACCAATATAAGTATCCTTGAACACAGGTctctttaa
- the LOC140817216 gene encoding transcription factor bHLH30-like isoform X2, which translates to MQQQNTGDAYIGVGGNVGGGSTLTFPEVSQILPWTLPPVHTFNPVFSTRDHDPFLLPPPPPPMPPTSSYGGLFNRMASGLQFGYDGPGSDHQMRLISESLCQMVSPNSAPFGLHAELQKMTAQEIMDAKALAASKSHSEAERRRRERINNHLAKLRSLLPSTTKTDKASLLAEVIQQVKELKRQTSLIAETSPVPTETDELIVDNASEDGKLLIKASICCDDRSDLLQDLIKTLKTLRLKTLKAEITTLGGRVKNVLFITGDEEDSINHNIIDGEDQNLQKQQYSINSIQEALKAVMEKSNGEESGSASVKRQRTNISILEHRSL; encoded by the exons ATGCAGCAGCAAAATACTGGTGATGCTTATATTGGCGTTGGAGGTAATGTGGGGGGAGGATCAACTTTAACGTTCCCTGAGGTGTCACAAATCCTGCCGTGGACACTTCCTCCGGTTCACACATTCAACCCGGTTTTCTCGACCCGTGATCACGACCCGTTTCTTCTTCCTCCTCCGCCGCCACCAATGCCACCAACATCGTCCTACGGTGGTTTGTTTAACCGAATGGCTTCCGGGTTACAGTTCGGGTACGATGGACCGGGTTCGGACCACCAAATGAGGCTTATTTCTGAGTCGTTATGCCAGATGGTCAGCCCCAATTCGGCCCCTTTTGGGCTCCATGCTGAGCTGCAGAAAATGACGGCTCAAGAGATTATGGATGCAAAGGCTCTTGCTGCCTCTAAAAGCCACAGTGAAGCTGAGAGGAGGCGTAGAGAAAGGATCAATAATCATCTTGCTAAGCTGAGGAGCTTACTCCCTAGCACCACTAAA ACAGACAAAGCTTCATTACTAGCAGAAGTGATCCAACAAGTGAAGGAGCTAAAGCGCCAAACTTCTCTAATAGCGGAAACTAGTCCGGTCCCTACTGAAACCGATGAACTAATCGTGGATAATGCATCAGAAGATGGTAAATTATTGATCAAAGCTTCGATCTGCTGCGATGACCGATCCGACCTCTTGCAAGACCTAATCAAGACTCTCAAAACATTAAGGTTGAAAACTCTGAAGGCTGAAATAACCACGCTCGGTGGCCGGGTTAAGAATGTCTTGTTCATTACCGGAGATGAAGAAGATTCGATTAACCATAATATTATTGATGGTGAAGATCAGAATCTGCAGAAGCAACAGTACAGTATAAACTCAATACAAGAAGCACTCAAAGCAGTGATGGAGAAATCCAATGGTGAGGAGTCTGGTTCTGCGAGTGTTAAAAGGCAAAGAACCAATATAAGTATCCTTGAACACAGGTctctttaa